The Pseudomonas extremaustralis genome contains a region encoding:
- a CDS encoding ABC transporter permease — MNKVFRHYIPASTMRLLPNRWDLVALPLVIGFLLFFSITARETWAPIATLQSEVISLDPANLPEYAMRTTLRMLAAMAAALIFTLLYGTLAAKSRRAEKLLVPVLDILQSVPVLGYISFTVTFFLLLFPGRVLGAEFAAIFAIFTSQAWNMTFSFYQSLRMLPHDLVEVSTNLRLSGWQKFWKLDVPFAMPGMVWNMMMSMSGGWFFVVASEAITVGDKTITLPGVGSYLALAIAQKDLHAVGYVILVMIAVILLYDQFLFRPLVAWADKFRMETTASQGSAPQSWVLNLIQRTRVVQRILRPITRMVSRLGNRRFSFSRGPLKAMPTASAARSKVIDWVWGALIAALTAYALYHIVRYVGTEVTLGEVGHVVVLGLITLLRVVGLILIASLIWVPLGVMIGLRPSLAEKIQPLAQFLAAFPANLLFPVFVIVILHYQLNPDIWLSPLIVLGTQWYILFNVIAGASAFPNDYKEAAANFRIRGWLWWRKVMLPGIFPYYVTGAITASGGAWNASIVSEYVSWGQDNVVAHGLGAYIAQTTAAGDFPKITLGVVVMSIFVVAFNRAVWRPMYAMAENKLRLN, encoded by the coding sequence ATGAACAAAGTGTTCCGTCACTATATCCCTGCGTCCACGATGCGCTTGCTGCCCAATCGCTGGGACCTGGTCGCCCTGCCCCTGGTGATCGGTTTTTTACTGTTCTTCTCTATCACCGCCCGGGAAACCTGGGCCCCCATCGCCACCTTACAGAGCGAAGTCATTTCCCTCGACCCGGCCAACCTGCCGGAATACGCGATGCGCACGACCCTGCGCATGCTCGCGGCGATGGCTGCGGCGCTGATCTTCACCTTGCTGTACGGCACCCTCGCGGCCAAAAGCCGGCGCGCCGAAAAACTGCTGGTACCGGTGCTCGACATCCTGCAATCGGTGCCGGTGCTGGGCTACATCTCGTTTACCGTGACGTTCTTCCTGCTGTTGTTTCCCGGACGCGTGCTCGGTGCCGAGTTCGCGGCGATCTTTGCGATCTTTACCAGCCAGGCCTGGAACATGACGTTCAGCTTCTACCAGTCGTTGCGCATGCTGCCCCATGACCTGGTCGAAGTGTCCACCAACTTGCGGCTGTCCGGCTGGCAGAAATTCTGGAAACTCGACGTGCCCTTCGCCATGCCCGGCATGGTGTGGAACATGATGATGAGCATGTCCGGCGGCTGGTTTTTCGTGGTTGCTTCCGAAGCCATTACGGTCGGCGACAAGACCATCACCTTGCCGGGGGTGGGTTCGTACCTGGCCCTGGCCATCGCCCAGAAAGACCTGCATGCCGTGGGCTATGTGATTCTGGTGATGATTGCGGTGATCCTGCTCTACGATCAGTTCCTGTTTCGCCCGCTGGTGGCCTGGGCCGACAAGTTCCGCATGGAAACCACCGCCTCCCAAGGCAGCGCCCCGCAATCCTGGGTGCTGAACTTGATCCAGCGCACCCGCGTCGTCCAACGCATCCTGCGCCCGATCACTCGCATGGTCAGCCGCCTGGGCAACCGCCGCTTCAGCTTCTCGCGCGGGCCGCTCAAGGCAATGCCCACGGCCAGTGCGGCAAGGTCCAAAGTGATCGACTGGGTGTGGGGCGCCCTCATCGCCGCGCTGACCGCCTATGCGCTGTACCACATCGTGCGTTATGTCGGCACCGAGGTGACCCTCGGCGAAGTCGGGCATGTCGTGGTGCTGGGCCTGATTACCCTGCTGCGGGTGGTGGGACTGATCCTGATTGCCTCGCTCATCTGGGTGCCGCTTGGCGTGATGATCGGCCTGCGACCGAGCCTGGCGGAAAAAATCCAGCCACTGGCACAGTTCCTCGCGGCGTTCCCGGCCAACCTGCTGTTTCCGGTGTTTGTCATTGTGATCCTGCACTACCAACTGAACCCGGACATCTGGCTGAGCCCGCTGATCGTACTGGGCACCCAGTGGTACATCCTGTTCAACGTGATCGCCGGTGCCAGTGCCTTCCCCAACGACTATAAGGAAGCCGCCGCCAACTTCCGTATTCGCGGCTGGCTGTGGTGGCGCAAGGTGATGTTGCCGGGCATCTTCCCGTACTACGTCACCGGCGCAATCACCGCCTCGGGCGGCGCGTGGAACGCCAGCATCGTGTCCGAGTATGTGTCCTGGGGACAGGACAACGTGGTCGCCCACGGTTTGGGCGCCTACATCGCGCAGACCACCGCGGCCGGCGACTTCCCCAAGATCACCCTGGGCGTGGTCGTGATGTCGATCTTTGTAGTGGCTTTCAACCGCGCGGTCTGGCGACCGATGTACGCCATGGCTGAAAACAAACTCCGCTTGAATTGA
- the acnD gene encoding Fe/S-dependent 2-methylisocitrate dehydratase AcnD yields the protein MNTEFRKQLPGSRLDFFDARAAVDAIKPGAYATLPYTSRVLAENLVRRCDPATLNASLSQLIERKRDLDFPWFPARVVCHDILGQTALVDLAGLRDAIALQGGDPAQVNPVVPTQLIVDHSLAVEAGGFDPKAFEKNRAIEDRRNEDRFHFIEWTKKAFKNVDVIPPGNGIMHQINLEKMSPVIQVRDGVAFPDTCVGTDSHTPHVDALGVIAIGVGGLEAESVMLGRASWMRLPESVGVELTGKLQPGITATDMVLALTEFLRQQKVVGAWLEFFGEGASALTLGDRATISNMAPEYGATAAMFYIDQQTIAYLKLTGREDEQVALVEQYARQTGLWADDLKGAKYERGLTFDLSSVVRNMAGPSNPHARVATSDLAAKGISGKWEEVPGQMPDGAVIIAAITSCTNTSNPRNVIAAGLLARNANKLGLTRKPWVKSSLAPGSKTVAMYLEEAGLGHELEKLGFGVVAFACTTCNGMSGALDPVIQQEIIDRDLYATAVLSGNRNFDGRIHPYAKQAFLASPPLVVAYAIAGTIRFDIEKDVLGLDANGKEIRLKDIWPSDEEIDAVVKASVKPEQFRKVYIPMFAIHEDTGPKVAPLYEWRPQSTYIRRPPYWEGALAGARPLKGMRPLAVLPDNITTDHLSPSNAIMLDSAAGEYLAKMGLPEVDFNSYATHRGDHLTAQRATFANPKLFNEMVVENGKVKQGSLARIEPEGKVTRMWEAIETYMERKQPLIIIAGADYGQGSSRDWAAKGVRLAGVEAIAAEGFERIHRTNLVGMGVLPLEFLPGTDRHTLKIDGSETYDVVGERTPRAQLTLVITRKNGERVEVPVTCRLDTAEEVSIYEAGGVLQRFAQDFLESAATA from the coding sequence ATGAACACTGAATTTCGCAAACAACTCCCTGGCAGCCGCCTGGATTTCTTCGACGCCCGCGCGGCAGTCGATGCAATCAAGCCCGGTGCCTACGCCACGTTGCCCTACACCTCCCGCGTCCTTGCGGAAAACCTCGTGCGCCGTTGCGACCCGGCCACCCTCAATGCGTCCCTGAGCCAACTGATCGAGCGCAAGCGCGACCTCGACTTCCCGTGGTTCCCGGCGCGTGTGGTGTGCCATGACATCCTTGGCCAGACCGCCCTGGTGGACCTCGCCGGCCTGCGCGACGCCATCGCCCTGCAAGGCGGCGACCCGGCCCAGGTCAACCCGGTGGTGCCGACCCAACTGATCGTCGACCACTCGTTGGCCGTCGAAGCCGGTGGTTTCGACCCGAAAGCGTTCGAGAAAAACCGCGCCATCGAAGACCGTCGCAACGAAGACCGCTTCCACTTTATCGAGTGGACTAAAAAAGCCTTCAAGAACGTCGATGTGATCCCGCCGGGCAACGGCATCATGCACCAGATCAACCTGGAGAAAATGTCTCCGGTGATCCAGGTGCGTGACGGCGTGGCCTTCCCCGACACCTGCGTCGGCACCGACAGCCACACCCCGCACGTGGATGCCCTGGGCGTGATCGCCATCGGCGTCGGCGGCCTCGAAGCCGAGAGCGTGATGCTCGGCCGCGCCTCGTGGATGCGCCTGCCGGAAAGCGTCGGCGTGGAGCTGACGGGCAAGCTGCAACCTGGCATCACCGCTACCGACATGGTGCTGGCGCTGACCGAGTTCCTGCGTCAGCAGAAAGTCGTGGGCGCATGGCTGGAGTTCTTTGGCGAAGGTGCCTCGGCACTGACCCTGGGCGACCGCGCGACCATCTCCAACATGGCCCCGGAATACGGCGCGACCGCGGCGATGTTCTACATCGACCAGCAGACCATCGCCTACCTGAAACTCACCGGCCGTGAAGACGAGCAAGTCGCCCTGGTCGAGCAATACGCCCGCCAGACCGGCCTGTGGGCCGACGACCTCAAAGGCGCGAAATACGAGCGCGGCCTGACTTTCGACCTGTCCAGCGTCGTGCGCAACATGGCCGGCCCGAGCAACCCGCACGCCCGCGTCGCCACCAGCGACCTCGCTGCCAAAGGCATCTCCGGCAAGTGGGAGGAAGTACCGGGGCAAATGCCCGACGGTGCGGTCATCATTGCTGCGATCACCAGCTGCACCAACACCAGCAACCCGCGCAACGTAATCGCCGCCGGCCTGTTGGCGCGCAACGCCAACAAACTGGGGCTGACCCGCAAGCCGTGGGTCAAGTCGTCCCTGGCGCCCGGTTCGAAAACCGTGGCCATGTACCTGGAAGAAGCCGGCCTTGGCCACGAACTGGAAAAACTCGGTTTCGGCGTGGTGGCCTTCGCCTGCACCACCTGCAACGGCATGTCCGGTGCGCTCGACCCGGTGATCCAGCAAGAAATCATCGACCGCGACCTGTACGCCACCGCCGTGTTGTCGGGTAACCGCAACTTCGACGGTCGTATCCACCCATATGCCAAGCAAGCGTTCCTGGCTTCGCCGCCGCTGGTGGTGGCCTACGCGATTGCCGGCACCATCCGTTTCGACATCGAGAAGGACGTGCTGGGCCTCGACGCCAACGGCAAGGAAATCCGCCTGAAAGACATCTGGCCGAGCGACGAAGAAATCGACGCGGTGGTCAAGGCGTCTGTCAAGCCGGAGCAGTTCCGCAAGGTGTATATCCCGATGTTCGCGATCCACGAAGACACCGGCCCGAAAGTCGCGCCGCTGTATGAGTGGCGCCCGCAAAGCACCTATATCCGCCGTCCGCCGTACTGGGAAGGCGCACTGGCCGGTGCACGTCCGCTCAAGGGCATGCGTCCGCTGGCGGTACTGCCGGACAACATCACCACCGATCACCTGTCGCCATCCAACGCGATCATGCTCGACAGCGCCGCCGGCGAATACCTGGCGAAAATGGGCCTGCCGGAAGTCGACTTCAACTCCTACGCGACCCACCGTGGCGACCACTTGACCGCGCAGCGTGCGACGTTCGCCAACCCGAAACTGTTCAACGAAATGGTCGTCGAGAACGGCAAGGTCAAGCAGGGTTCCCTGGCGCGCATCGAGCCGGAAGGCAAGGTTACGCGCATGTGGGAAGCCATCGAAACCTACATGGAACGCAAGCAGCCGCTGATCATCATCGCCGGCGCCGACTACGGTCAGGGTTCGTCCCGCGACTGGGCAGCCAAGGGTGTACGCCTGGCGGGTGTGGAAGCGATCGCTGCCGAAGGGTTCGAACGTATCCACCGCACCAACCTGGTGGGCATGGGCGTGTTGCCGCTGGAGTTCCTGCCGGGCACCGACCGTCACACCCTGAAAATCGACGGCAGCGAAACCTATGACGTGGTCGGTGAACGCACCCCGCGTGCACAGTTGACCCTGGTGATCACCCGCAAGAACGGCGAACGTGTCGAAGTGCCGGTGACCTGCCGTCTGGACACTGCTGAAGAAGTGTCGATCTACGAGGCGGGCGGCGTGTTGCAACGTTTTGCCCAGGACTTCCTGGAATCGGCGGCGACCGCCTGA
- a CDS encoding serine O-acetyltransferase: MGGFIDMQLLHDELLTHLIKTLTPTQMKQLEPHLAPLIQGAAQAVAEDLIAYAYRDPASRGRGELILESYASFKAVLYYRLAHRVWHFPDQPNGVFSRIALKLSNQGKVLSGAEIHPAARIGRRFVLDHGYGTVIGETCEIGDDCYILCGVTLGARGIANNPDGKRHPRLGNNVEVGSGARVLGYVLIGDNVFISPSCVITQDVPAGTKVKVVNQIQLQKNDESDHSNYLGAFALNERLHVVGEVNINHKVTVLDADFHPLPGLMLEPTVKERHHLQFRLHRVESGNHLPRLPLNLKVCGPEFEITLLSPPGLSAMVRHLLQASPLIVGG, translated from the coding sequence ATGGGCGGCTTTATCGACATGCAACTGTTGCACGATGAGTTACTCACCCACCTCATCAAGACCCTCACACCCACACAGATGAAGCAGCTGGAACCGCACCTGGCGCCACTGATCCAGGGTGCGGCCCAGGCGGTGGCCGAGGACCTGATCGCCTACGCGTATCGCGACCCGGCGTCCCGTGGGCGCGGCGAGCTGATCCTGGAGTCCTACGCCTCGTTCAAGGCCGTGCTCTATTACCGGCTCGCGCACCGGGTGTGGCATTTCCCCGACCAGCCCAACGGCGTGTTTTCGCGCATCGCCCTCAAGCTGAGCAACCAGGGCAAGGTGCTCTCCGGGGCCGAGATTCACCCGGCGGCGCGCATCGGTCGACGCTTCGTGCTCGACCACGGCTACGGCACGGTGATCGGCGAAACCTGCGAGATCGGCGACGACTGCTACATCCTCTGCGGCGTGACCCTGGGCGCCCGGGGCATCGCCAACAACCCCGACGGCAAGCGCCACCCACGCCTGGGCAACAATGTGGAAGTCGGCTCCGGCGCCCGCGTGCTGGGCTACGTGCTGATCGGCGACAACGTGTTCATCAGCCCATCCTGCGTGATCACCCAGGATGTGCCGGCCGGCACCAAGGTCAAGGTGGTGAACCAGATCCAGCTACAGAAAAACGACGAATCGGACCACAGCAACTACCTCGGCGCCTTCGCCCTGAATGAGCGCTTGCACGTGGTCGGCGAGGTCAACATCAACCACAAGGTCACCGTGCTGGACGCCGACTTCCATCCGTTGCCCGGGCTGATGCTGGAACCCACGGTGAAAGAGCGTCACCACCTGCAATTTCGCCTGCACCGTGTCGAGTCGGGCAACCATCTGCCGCGCCTGCCGCTTAACCTCAAAGTGTGCGGCCCGGAATTTGAAATCACCCTGCTCTCCCCCCCTGGCTTGAGCGCAATGGTGCGCCATCTGCTGCAAGCCAGCCCACTGATTGTCGGAGGTTGA
- the prpD gene encoding 2-methylcitrate dehydratase, which yields MSANVDQNTRPDYDQVLQDIADYVLNYRIDSPDALDTARNCLMDTLGCGLLALRFPECTKHLGPLVEGTVVPCGARVPGTSFRLDPVKAAWDIGCIVRWLDYNDTWLAAEWGHPSDNLGGILAVADHLSQKRVANGDAPLTMRAVLEAMIMAHEIQGVIALENSFNRVGLDHVLLVKVASTAVAAKLMGADRDQLLSALSHAFVDGQALRTYRHAPNAGSRKSWAAGDASSRGVRLADIALRGEMGIPGVLSAPQWGFYDVLFSHTNKDLALKPEDKRRFSLSQPYGTYVMENVLFKISFPAEFHAQTACEAAVTLHPQVKHRLHEIERIEITTHESAIRIISKVGPLANAADRDHCLQYMTAVPLAFGNLVAEDYEDEFHAAHPIIDELRDKMVIIEDPRYSREYLEADKRSIANAVQVFFKDGSSTGQVAVEYPIGHRRRRADGIPLLEDKFRANLATRFPAQRSAEIFALCKDQARLEATPVHQFVDRWVM from the coding sequence ATGAGCGCCAACGTCGACCAGAACACCCGCCCCGACTACGACCAGGTCCTGCAGGACATCGCTGACTATGTCCTCAACTACCGGATCGATTCGCCGGACGCACTCGACACCGCCCGCAATTGCCTGATGGACACCCTCGGTTGCGGCCTGCTGGCCCTGCGTTTCCCTGAATGCACCAAGCACCTGGGACCGCTGGTGGAGGGCACGGTGGTGCCGTGCGGAGCGCGGGTGCCGGGCACGTCGTTTCGGCTGGACCCGGTCAAGGCGGCCTGGGACATTGGCTGCATCGTGCGTTGGCTCGACTACAACGACACTTGGCTCGCTGCCGAATGGGGCCACCCTTCGGATAATCTCGGCGGCATCCTCGCCGTGGCCGATCACCTCTCGCAAAAACGCGTGGCCAATGGCGACGCGCCGCTGACCATGCGCGCAGTGCTGGAGGCGATGATCATGGCCCACGAAATCCAGGGCGTGATTGCCTTGGAAAATTCCTTCAATCGTGTCGGCCTCGACCATGTGCTGCTGGTGAAAGTCGCCTCGACGGCGGTTGCTGCCAAGCTGATGGGTGCCGATCGGGATCAGTTGCTCTCGGCGCTGTCCCACGCCTTTGTCGATGGCCAGGCCTTGCGCACCTATCGGCATGCGCCGAACGCCGGTTCGCGCAAATCCTGGGCGGCGGGGGATGCATCGAGCCGTGGCGTGCGCCTGGCGGATATCGCCCTGCGCGGCGAGATGGGCATTCCCGGTGTGTTGAGCGCGCCGCAGTGGGGCTTCTACGATGTGCTGTTCAGTCATACCAACAAGGACCTGGCGCTCAAGCCCGAGGACAAGCGCAGGTTCAGCCTGTCCCAGCCTTACGGCACGTATGTGATGGAAAACGTGCTGTTCAAGATCAGCTTCCCCGCCGAGTTCCACGCGCAAACGGCCTGCGAAGCGGCGGTGACCCTGCACCCGCAGGTCAAGCATCGCCTGCACGAGATCGAACGCATCGAGATCACCACCCATGAGTCGGCGATTCGGATCATCTCCAAGGTCGGCCCACTGGCCAACGCCGCCGACCGCGACCATTGCCTGCAATACATGACTGCCGTGCCCCTGGCCTTCGGCAATCTGGTGGCCGAGGATTACGAGGATGAATTCCACGCCGCGCACCCGATCATCGATGAGCTGCGCGACAAGATGGTGATCATCGAAGACCCGCGCTACAGCCGCGAATATCTGGAGGCGGACAAGCGTTCCATCGCCAACGCGGTGCAGGTGTTCTTCAAGGACGGCTCCAGCACCGGACAGGTCGCGGTGGAATACCCGATTGGCCATCGCCGGCGCCGGGCGGATGGCATTCCGCTGCTGGAAGACAAGTTCAGGGCCAACCTGGCCACGCGGTTTCCCGCCCAGCGCAGTGCCGAGATTTTTGCCTTGTGCAAGGACCAGGCGCGGCTTGAGGCGACGCCGGTCCATCAGTTTGTGGACCGGTGGGTGATGTGA
- a CDS encoding alanyl-tRNA editing protein — MSVHTMETLALYDSAPYQNAFSARVMAVSEQGIALEHTLFYPTGGGQPGDTGYFTLADGSRVEVTGTVRDPLLRSIIWHQVEHCPEQLIAGVQVDASLDWERRYQHMKMHTCLHLLCSLIDAPVTGCSISADKGRLDFDLPEMTLDKDSLTRDLNALIEQAHQVKTLSMPASEYATLLQITRTQAVAPPVIQGAVRVIEIGGIDIQPCGGTHVLNTEEIGRVFCEKIEKKSKHNRRVILRFE; from the coding sequence ATGTCCGTGCACACCATGGAAACCCTGGCGCTGTACGACAGCGCGCCCTACCAGAACGCCTTCAGCGCACGGGTGATGGCCGTCAGCGAACAGGGAATCGCCCTCGAACACACGCTGTTCTACCCCACCGGCGGCGGGCAACCGGGTGACACCGGCTACTTTACCCTTGCGGATGGCTCACGGGTGGAGGTGACCGGCACGGTGCGCGACCCGTTGCTGCGCTCGATCATCTGGCACCAGGTGGAGCACTGCCCCGAGCAGTTGATTGCCGGGGTCCAGGTGGACGCCAGCCTGGACTGGGAACGGCGCTACCAACACATGAAAATGCACACCTGCCTGCACCTGCTGTGCTCCCTTATCGATGCGCCGGTCACCGGCTGCAGCATCAGTGCCGACAAGGGCCGCCTGGATTTCGATTTGCCGGAAATGACCCTGGACAAGGACAGCCTCACCCGCGACCTCAATGCGCTGATCGAACAGGCCCATCAGGTGAAAACCCTGTCGATGCCGGCGTCGGAGTACGCCACCCTGCTGCAGATCACCCGCACCCAGGCGGTGGCGCCCCCGGTGATCCAGGGCGCGGTGCGAGTGATTGAAATTGGCGGGATCGATATCCAGCCGTGCGGCGGCACCCATGTGCTCAATACCGAGGAGATCGGCCGGGTGTTCTGCGAGAAGATCGAAAAGAAGAGCAAGCACAACCGCCGGGTCATCCTGCGTTTTGAGTAA
- the prpF gene encoding 2-methylaconitate cis-trans isomerase PrpF codes for MAHVPQIKIPATYMRGGTSKGVFFSLQDLPVSAQVPGAARDALLLRVIGSPDPYDKQIDGMGGATSSTSKTVILAKSTRADHDVDYLFGQVSIDKPFVDWSGNCGNLSAAVGSFAISAGLVDPARVPRNGVAVVRIWQANIGKTIIAHVPITDGAVQETGDFELDGVTFPAAEVQLEFLDPAAEEEGGGGSMFPTGNLIDDLEVPGIGTFKATLINAGIPTIFINAEDLGYTGTELQGAINSDPKALAMFETVRAYGALRMGLIKHLDEAAQRQHTPKIAFVAKPADYVASSGKAIKAGDVDLLVRALSMGKLHHAMMGTAAVAIGTAAAISGTLVNLAAGGIERNAVRFGHPSGTLRVGAEATQVNGEWVVKKAIMSRSARVLMEGCVRVPGDAF; via the coding sequence ATGGCACACGTACCGCAAATCAAGATCCCCGCCACCTACATGCGTGGCGGCACCAGCAAGGGTGTGTTTTTCAGCCTCCAGGACCTGCCCGTGTCGGCGCAGGTCCCGGGTGCCGCACGCGACGCCCTGCTGTTGCGGGTGATCGGCAGCCCCGATCCCTATGACAAACAGATCGACGGCATGGGCGGCGCAACGTCCAGCACCAGCAAAACCGTGATCCTCGCCAAAAGTACCCGCGCCGATCACGACGTGGACTACCTGTTCGGCCAGGTCTCCATCGACAAGCCGTTCGTCGACTGGAGCGGCAACTGCGGCAACCTGTCGGCGGCGGTGGGTTCCTTCGCCATCAGCGCGGGCCTGGTCGACCCGGCCCGCGTGCCGCGCAACGGCGTGGCCGTGGTGCGGATCTGGCAGGCCAACATCGGCAAGACCATCATCGCCCACGTGCCGATCACCGACGGTGCGGTGCAGGAAACCGGCGACTTCGAGCTCGATGGCGTGACCTTCCCGGCCGCCGAAGTGCAGTTGGAATTCCTCGACCCGGCCGCCGAAGAAGAGGGCGGCGGTGGTTCGATGTTCCCCACCGGCAACCTGATCGACGACCTGGAGGTGCCGGGCATCGGCACCTTCAAGGCCACGCTGATCAACGCTGGTATCCCGACGATCTTCATCAATGCCGAAGACCTGGGCTACACCGGTACCGAGCTGCAAGGCGCGATCAACAGCGACCCCAAGGCCCTGGCGATGTTCGAGACCGTGCGGGCCTATGGCGCGTTGCGCATGGGCTTGATCAAGCACCTGGACGAAGCCGCCCAGCGTCAGCACACGCCGAAGATCGCGTTCGTGGCCAAGCCTGCGGATTACGTGGCTTCCAGCGGCAAGGCGATCAAGGCCGGTGATGTGGATCTGCTGGTGCGCGCGCTGTCCATGGGCAAGCTGCACCACGCCATGATGGGCACCGCAGCGGTGGCGATCGGCACGGCTGCGGCGATTTCCGGGACTTTGGTCAACCTCGCGGCGGGCGGCATCGAACGTAATGCGGTGCGCTTCGGGCATCCGTCCGGCACCTTGCGCGTCGGCGCCGAAGCCACCCAGGTGAACGGCGAATGGGTGGTGAAGAAAGCCATCATGAGTCGCAGCGCGCGGGTGCTGATGGAAGGCTGTGTACGCGTTCCAGGCGACGCGTTCTAA
- a CDS encoding ABC transporter ATP-binding protein: MTTYTVNTADTPEIFSLKNVNRVFGKGKDELQVLSGVDLTLHEGEIVGMLGRSGSGKSTLLRIIAGLIQASSGEVRYHGAPLTGPAEGVAMVFQTFALFPWLTVLENVEAGLQALQVERKAARKRALAAIDLIGLDGFENAYPRELSGGMRQRVGFARGLVVNPTLLLMDEPFSALDVLTAETLRTDLLDLWSGKQLPIKSILIVTHNIEEAVLMCDRILVLSSNPGRVVAEIKVPFPHPRNRLDPSFRQMVDDIYALMTDRRSADASRGIPELKMGSLLPEVSTNLMAGLIETLAAEPYNGHAGLPTVAERRLLEVDDLFPVAEMLEHLGFAELKGADITLTEAGKLFADYGTQERKTLFAEHLIQHVPLAARIHQVLLERSGHRAPRVRFEQELEDSMTEAFVEKTLESVVAWGRYAEIFSYDDHTETFSLEDVEGSM; the protein is encoded by the coding sequence ATGACTACCTACACCGTAAACACCGCCGACACGCCGGAAATCTTCTCGCTGAAAAACGTGAACCGGGTATTCGGCAAAGGCAAAGATGAACTGCAAGTCCTCAGCGGTGTGGACCTGACCCTGCACGAAGGCGAGATCGTCGGCATGCTGGGCCGCTCCGGCTCCGGCAAATCCACGTTGCTGCGTATTATCGCCGGGCTGATCCAGGCATCGTCCGGCGAGGTGCGTTACCACGGCGCACCGCTGACCGGCCCGGCCGAAGGCGTGGCCATGGTGTTCCAGACCTTTGCCCTGTTTCCCTGGCTGACCGTGCTGGAAAACGTCGAAGCGGGCCTGCAAGCCTTGCAAGTGGAACGCAAGGCCGCCCGCAAGCGCGCCCTGGCGGCCATCGACCTGATCGGCCTGGATGGTTTCGAAAACGCCTACCCCCGCGAATTGTCCGGCGGCATGCGCCAGCGCGTTGGCTTCGCACGCGGCCTGGTGGTCAACCCGACGCTGCTGCTGATGGACGAGCCGTTCTCGGCCCTGGACGTGCTCACCGCCGAAACCCTGCGCACCGACTTGCTGGATTTGTGGAGCGGCAAACAACTGCCGATCAAGTCGATCCTGATCGTGACGCACAACATCGAAGAAGCCGTACTGATGTGCGACCGCATCCTGGTGCTGTCATCGAACCCCGGCCGGGTGGTGGCCGAAATCAAGGTGCCGTTCCCGCACCCGCGCAATCGGCTGGACCCGTCCTTCCGGCAAATGGTCGATGACATTTACGCCTTGATGACCGACCGCCGCAGCGCCGATGCCAGCCGAGGCATACCCGAACTAAAAATGGGCAGCCTGCTGCCGGAAGTGTCCACCAACCTGATGGCCGGCCTGATCGAAACCCTGGCCGCCGAGCCCTACAACGGTCACGCCGGCCTGCCCACTGTGGCCGAGCGGCGCTTGCTGGAAGTGGACGACCTGTTCCCGGTCGCGGAGATGCTCGAGCATCTGGGCTTTGCCGAACTCAAGGGCGCCGACATCACCCTGACCGAAGCCGGCAAGCTGTTCGCCGACTACGGCACCCAGGAGCGCAAGACCTTGTTCGCCGAGCACTTGATCCAGCACGTGCCGTTGGCCGCGCGGATTCACCAGGTACTGCTGGAGCGCAGCGGACACCGGGCGCCACGCGTGCGCTTCGAACAGGAACTGGAAGACTCGATGACCGAAGCGTTTGTAGAGAAAACCCTGGAAAGCGTGGTGGCGTGGGGTCGCTATGCAGAGATTTTCTCCTATGACGACCACACCGAGACGTTCAGCCTGGAGGATGTCGAAGGCAGCATGTAA